From Echinicola soli, a single genomic window includes:
- a CDS encoding SDR family NAD(P)-dependent oxidoreductase, which produces MNRNIIITGAAGNLGSAVVDKFKREGFKVIATVAPGKGEELEEANDIYELDVTDEEKVAEFAKEYTVQYGSDLEAVAMLVGGFSMGDLAETSKADVEKMLQLNFFSAYNMAKAFLPVLKKTGKGTFLFVGAKPALHLAEGKSTVAYTLSKSLVVNLSELVAAETEGTEIRSHVFVPSIIDTPPNREAMPDQDSSKWVRPDEIAEAMHYAATNPSLRQTTFKLYGSV; this is translated from the coding sequence ATGAATAGGAATATCATTATTACAGGAGCAGCAGGGAATTTGGGGAGTGCCGTAGTGGATAAGTTTAAACGCGAAGGATTTAAGGTAATTGCTACTGTGGCACCGGGAAAAGGCGAAGAATTGGAGGAGGCCAATGATATCTATGAGCTGGACGTGACAGATGAAGAGAAGGTGGCAGAGTTTGCAAAGGAATATACCGTTCAGTACGGTTCTGATTTGGAAGCCGTTGCGATGCTTGTCGGAGGGTTTTCAATGGGGGATCTCGCTGAAACATCCAAGGCAGATGTGGAAAAGATGCTGCAATTGAACTTTTTTAGTGCCTATAACATGGCAAAGGCCTTTTTGCCAGTGTTGAAGAAGACGGGGAAAGGAACATTTTTATTTGTGGGTGCAAAGCCTGCTTTACATCTCGCGGAAGGAAAATCTACTGTGGCATACACTTTGAGTAAGAGTTTGGTGGTCAATCTGTCCGAGCTGGTGGCCGCTGAAACAGAGGGTACCGAAATCAGGTCACATGTGTTTGTGCCAAGCATTATCGATACTCCTCCTAATCGGGAGGCCATGCCGGACCAAGACTCCTCCAAGTGGGTTCGCCCGGATGAAATCGCAGAAGCGATGCATTATGCAGCGACAAATCCATCTTTGAGACAGACGACCTTTAAACTATATGGAAGCGTATAA
- a CDS encoding head GIN domain-containing protein: protein MKNTLKCMLAAFLVLAVSMVSAQTNDEVRSLSIFNGVEVSNSIEAELIKGDKYQVEIFASGTEVSNVVTEVEDRQLQVKMGKGNFGSTSVRVTITYAGDLDKVQSSTSAKVFVKDVLDSKSLMLRAETSSYIETKVNVSKLSLEGTTNAKIFVEGSAEDLNLGAYTKADISGEKLQVKNAEVKTNTAAKSIISVSESIKGSAGTAGKVLYIGDPDLVDVKTNTGGDISRKE from the coding sequence ATGAAGAATACCTTGAAATGTATGTTGGCTGCCTTTTTGGTGCTGGCAGTAAGTATGGTCTCCGCACAGACCAATGACGAAGTAAGAAGCCTTTCTATTTTCAATGGAGTGGAAGTTTCCAATTCCATCGAAGCGGAGCTTATTAAGGGTGATAAGTATCAGGTGGAGATATTTGCATCAGGAACAGAAGTTTCCAATGTAGTGACAGAAGTGGAGGACAGACAGTTGCAGGTGAAAATGGGCAAAGGGAATTTTGGTTCTACCAGTGTAAGAGTGACCATTACATATGCTGGAGACCTCGATAAGGTGCAGTCCAGTACCAGTGCCAAAGTCTTTGTGAAAGATGTACTGGATAGCAAGTCATTAATGCTGAGAGCGGAGACGAGCAGCTATATCGAAACCAAAGTTAACGTCTCTAAGTTGAGCTTGGAAGGGACTACCAATGCGAAGATTTTTGTGGAAGGATCTGCAGAGGACTTAAACCTGGGGGCCTATACCAAGGCAGACATCAGTGGTGAGAAACTTCAGGTAAAAAATGCCGAGGTAAAGACCAATACCGCTGCAAAATCCATTATCAGCGTAAGTGAGTCTATAAAAGGTTCTGCAGGTACAGCAGGTAAAGTCCTGTATATCGGAGATCCGGATTTAGTGGATGTAAAAACCAATACTGGTGGTGATATTTCAAGAAAAGAATAG
- a CDS encoding nuclear transport factor 2 family protein: protein MKTLKITLMTLLVLAGFSFATCKAQGTVGADLEVKATIEALFKGLKEKGPEAIKAAFTESALLETVKTDAQANSVERVSVEGFVNSIAAIPPEMKIEERLLDYEIKTEGAMASAWTPYEFYINGKLSHCGVNSFQLVKLGGKWKIVYIIDTRRKEGC, encoded by the coding sequence ATGAAGACATTAAAGATCACTTTGATGACCCTGCTTGTTTTGGCGGGGTTTTCTTTTGCTACCTGTAAGGCACAGGGGACTGTTGGAGCGGATTTGGAGGTGAAAGCCACTATTGAGGCGCTATTCAAAGGCCTTAAAGAGAAGGGTCCGGAAGCGATCAAAGCAGCCTTTACCGAAAGTGCGTTACTGGAGACCGTGAAGACAGATGCTCAGGCCAATTCCGTGGAGCGGGTATCGGTAGAGGGCTTTGTTAATAGCATTGCTGCCATTCCGCCAGAGATGAAAATAGAAGAAAGGCTTTTGGATTATGAGATAAAAACAGAAGGGGCAATGGCTTCGGCTTGGACACCGTATGAGTTTTATATTAATGGAAAATTGTCGCATTGTGGGGTGAATTCCTTTCAGCTGGTGAAGCTGGGCGGGAAGTGGAAAATCGTATATATCATCGATACCCGCAGAAAGGAAGGTTGCTAG
- a CDS encoding META domain-containing protein codes for MLTGNNWVLSSLMGGGLDMFSGGLPSLGFTDDGKLTGSTGCNSFSGGYELNGTNINLTPGAMTKKACPGNGENQFLDALKNVSNFKVGKDKLTLLDGASELMTLIPQGK; via the coding sequence ATGCTCACTGGAAACAACTGGGTCCTCTCTTCTTTGATGGGAGGTGGTCTGGACATGTTCAGCGGCGGACTGCCATCTTTGGGATTTACCGATGACGGCAAGCTTACAGGCTCTACTGGCTGCAACTCATTCAGCGGCGGCTATGAACTTAACGGGACCAACATCAATTTGACCCCTGGGGCCATGACCAAAAAAGCGTGCCCCGGAAATGGTGAAAACCAGTTTTTGGATGCGCTAAAAAATGTATCCAACTTCAAAGTGGGCAAGGACAAACTCACGCTATTGGACGGAGCCTCTGAATTGATGACCTTGATTCCACAAGGCAAATAA